In Sphaeramia orbicularis chromosome 10, fSphaOr1.1, whole genome shotgun sequence, the following proteins share a genomic window:
- the atp11c gene encoding phospholipid-transporting ATPase 11C isoform X2: MLRRGLNRLLGGDERRVDSRTIYVGHRPCPASEPFIPPKFCDNRIVSSKYTVWNFLPKNLFEQFRRIANFYFLIIFLVQVIVDTPTSPVTSGLPLFFVITVTAIKQGYEDWLRHKADNEVNKYPVTVLEDGRRIRKESEKIKVGDVVQVEEDETFPCDLILLQSSRDDDTCFVTTASLDGESNHKTHYTVPDTEKDLESLNATIECEQPQPDLYKFVGRMHIYKNNQEPAVRSLGPENLLLKGATLKNTQKICGVAVYTGMETKMALNYQGKSQKRSVVEKSINAFLLVYLCILVSKALVCTTLKYVWQSKPGQDEPWYNEKTQREKDTNLYLKMFTDFLSFMVLFNFIIPVSMYVTVEMQKFLGSFFITWDKDFFDPEIKEGALVNTSDLNEELGQVEYVFTDKTGTLTQNNMEFIECCIDGFQYKYRDASSELDGFCVTDGPVSKLQQKAGREKEELFLRALCLCHTVQVKESTEQGQDQVDGLTDQLDGLGVDGELSQPQEQQRGFIASSPDEIALVKGAMRYGFTFLGLESKTMKILNRNNDVEKYELLHVLNFDPVRRRMSVIVRSTSGDTLLFCKGADSSIFPRVRQEEVERIRMHVERNATEGYRTLCVAYKHLSAVEYAQADAGLREARLALQDREEKLMAVYNQVETGMSLIGATAVEDRLQEEAAETMEALQGAGIKVWVLTGDKMETAKSTCYACRLFQRNTELLELTVRTLEDGGRRREERLHELLLEYHKKAVQDAPPVKAGVTRSWSSANQDYGFIVDGATLSMVLNSSSDSNSSRYKNLFLQICQNCTAVLCCRMAPLQKAQIVKMVKNSKGNPITLSIGDGANDVSMILEAHVGIGIKGKEGRQAVRNSDYAIPKLKHLKKLLLAHGHLYYVRIAHLVQYFFYKNLCFILPQFLYQFFCGYSQQPLYDAAYLTMYNICFTSMPILAYSLLEQHICIEVLLDNATLYREIAKNAMLRWGPFLYWTILGVFHGLLFFFGVRYLFSNPALQDNGQVFGNWSYGTIVFTVLVFTVTLKLALDTRHWTWINHFVIWGSLAFYVFFSFFWGGIIWPFLRQQRLYFVFANMLSSVSAWLVIILLILLSLLPEILLVVFRKPRGPHSRQKLVQSSVGGLQSPRSSARPLLMRTFSDESNTVI, from the exons CTCGGTGGTGACGAGAGAAGAGTAGACAGTAGGACTATCTATGTTGGTCACCGGCCGTGTCCTGCCAGTGAGCCTTTCATCCCACCCAAATTCTGTGATAACAGGATTGTGTCCTCCAAG TACACAGTGTGGAACTTTCTACCAAAGAACCTGTTTGAACAGTTTAGAAGAATTGCCAATTTCTACTTCCTTATCATCTTCCTGGTGCAG GTGATAGTAGACACCCCCACCAGCCCAGTCACCAGTGGCCTACCCTTATTTTTTGTGATTACAGTAACTGCTATAAAGCAG GGCTATGAGGACTGGCTACGGCATAAGGCTGACAATGAGGTGAATAAGTACCCAGTGACAGTGCTAGAGGATGGCCGGAGGATACGAAAGGAGAGTGAGAAGATCAAG GTTGGGGATGTCGTCCAGGTGGAGGAAGATGAGACCTTTCCCTGTGATTTAATACTGCTGCAATCTAGTCGAGATGATGACACATGCTTCGTTACCACAGCAAGTCTGGATGGGGAGTCCAACCACAAA ACACACTACACCGTGCCAGACACAGAGAAGGATCTGGAATCTCTCAACGCCACCATCGAGTGTGAACAGCCACAGCCTGACCTTTACAA GTTTGTCGGCCGtatgcacatttacaaaaacaatcAGGAGCCTGCAGTGAG GTCTTTGGGCCCAGAAAATCTCCTGCTGAAAGGGGCAACTTTAAAAAATACCCAGAAAATCTGTG GTGTTGCAGTTTACACTGGCATGGAGACAAAAATGGCTCTCAACTACCAGGGAAAGTCTCAAAAACGTTCTGTTGTGGAGAA gTCTATCAATGCCTTCCTTCTGGTTTACCTTTGCATATTGGTGAGCAAGGCTCTAGTTTGTACTACGCTTAAATATGTGTGGCAGAGTAAGCCTGGGCAGGATGAGCCTTGGTACAATGAGAAAACCCAGAGAGAGAAGGACACCAATCTG TACCTAAAGATGTTCACTGACTTCCTGTCCTTCATGGTGCTCTTCAACTTCATCATTCCGGTGTCCATGTATGTAACGGTTGAAATGCAGAAGTTTTTGGGATCCTTTTTCATCACATGGGACAAAGATTTCTTTGACCCAGAAATTAAGGAGGGGGCACTAGTCAACACTTCGGACCTTAATGAGGAACTGGGACAG GTGGAATATGTCTTCACAGATAAGACCGGCACCCTGACTCAGAATAACATGGAGTTCATAGAGTGCTGCATCGATGGCTTCCAGTACAAATACCGGGACGCAAGCTCAGAGTTGGATGGTTTCTGTGTCACAGATGGACCTGTGAGCAAACTACAGCAGAAAGCTGGCAGG GAGAAAGAAGAGTTGTTTCTGCGCGCCCTGTGTCTGTGCCACACAGTCCAGGTGAAGGAGTCTACAGAACAGGGTCAGGACCAAGTGGATGGGCTGACAGACCAGCTGGATGGCCTGGGGGTGGATGGAGAGTTGTCTCAACCACAAGAGCAGCAGAGAGGCTTTATTGCCTCTTCACCTGATGAGATCGCCTTGGTCAAGGGTGCCATGAG GTATGGCTTCACATTTCTGGGTCTTGAAAGTAAGACCATGAAAATACTTAACAGGAATAATGACGTTGAAAA GTATGAACTGCTTCATGTGCTGAACTTTGACCCAGTGAGAAGGCGAATGAGTGTAATAGTCCGATCCACATCAG GTGACACATTGCTTTTCTGCAAGGGAGCAGACTCTTCCATCTTCCCCCGTGTCCGACAGGAGGAGGTTGAGAGGATACGCATGCATGTAGAGCGCAATGCAACA GAAGGATACAGGACGCTTTGTGTGGCCTACAAACATCTGAGTGCAGTGGAGTATGCCCAGGCAGATGCAGGACTGAGGGAAGCCAGGCTGGCTCTGCAGGACAGAGAGGAGAAGCTCATGGCTGTTTACAACCAGGTGGAGACCGGCATGAGTCTGATAGGAGCTACTGCTGTGGAAGACCG ACTTCAAGAGGAAGCAGCTGAGACTATGGAGGCTCTGCAGGGTGCAGGCATTAAAGTTTGGGTCTTAACAGGTGACAAGATGGAGACGGCAAAATCCACCTGTTATGCTTGTCGATTGTTTCAGAGGAATACAGAATTGTTGGAGCTAACTGTTCGAACGCTGGAAGATGGAGGGAGGAGGCGTGAGGAACGGCTACATGAGCTGTTGTTGGAGTATCACAAGAAGGCTGTGCAGGACGCACCACCAGTGAAAGCAGGCGTCACCAG GAGCTGGTCTTCAGCCAACCAGGACTACGGTTTTATTGTAGACGGAGCCACCCTGTCCATGGTTTTAAACTCCTCCTCTGACTCCAACTCCAGTCGCTACAAGAACCTGTTCCTTCAGATTTGTCAAAACTGCACTGCTGTGTTATGTTGTCGCATGGCTCCTCTACAAAAGGCACAG ATTGTTAAAATGGTCAAGAACTCTAAGGGTAACCCTATCACCCTTTCGATTGGAGATGGTGCCAATGATGTCAGCATGATTTTGGAGGCTCATGTTGGTATTG GTATTAAGGGTAAAGAGGGTCGACAGGCAGTCAGGAACAGTGATTATGCCATCCCCAAACTCAAGCACCTGAAGAAACTGTTGCTGGCACATGGACACCTCTACTATGTTCGCATTGCTCACCTGGTGCAATATTTCTTCTACAAG AACCTTTGCTTCATCTTACCTCAGTTTTTGTACCAGTTCTTCTGCGGCTATTCACAGCAA CCCCTGTATGATGCGGCCTATTTGACGATGTACAACATCTGCTTCACCTCTATGCCCATCCTGGCTTACAGCCTCTTGGAGCAGCACATCTGCATTGAAGTTCTGTTGGACAATGCCACCCTCTACAG AGAGATTGCTAAGAATGCCATGTTGCGATGGGGGCCCTTCCTGTACTGGACTATACTAGGAGTCTTTCATGGATTGCTCTTCTTTTTCGGTGTTCGATATTTGTTCAGTAACCCAGCACTGCAGGATAACGGCCAG GTTTTTGGGAACTGGTCATATGGAACCATTGTCTTCACTGTCCTTGTCTTCACTGTTACACTAAAG CTTGCGTTGGACACACGGCACTGGACATGGATCAACCACTTTGTAATCTGGGGCTCCTTGGCTTTCTATGTGTTTTTCAGCTTCTTCTGGGGAGGAATAATATG GCCTTTCCTGAGGCAGCAGCGTTTGTACTTTGTGTTTGCAAACATGCTGAGTTCAGTGTCAGCCTGGCTGGTCATCATTCTGCTCATCCTGCTCAGCCTACTGCCAGAGATCCTGCTTGTGGTGTTCCGCAAACCCCGCGGCCCCCACTCACGACAG AAGCTGGTTCAGTCGAGCGTGGGGGGCCTCCAGTCTCCCAGGTCTTCGGCCAGGCCCCTGCTCATGAGAACGTTTTCAGATGAGTCCAATACTGTCATttaa
- the atp11c gene encoding phospholipid-transporting ATPase 11C isoform X3 has product MLRRGLNRLLGGDERRVDSRTIYVGHRPCPASEPFIPPKFCDNRIVSSKYTVWNFLPKNLFEQFRRIANFYFLIIFLVQVIVDTPTSPVTSGLPLFFVITVTAIKQGYEDWLRHKADNEVNKYPVTVLEDGRRIRKESEKIKVGDVVQVEEDETFPCDLILLQSSRDDDTCFVTTASLDGESNHKTHYTVPDTEKDLESLNATIECEQPQPDLYKFVGRMHIYKNNQEPAVRSLGPENLLLKGATLKNTQKICGVAVYTGMETKMALNYQGKSQKRSVVEKSINAFLLVYLCILVSKALVCTTLKYVWQSKPGQDEPWYNEKTQREKDTNLYLKMFTDFLSFMVLFNFIIPVSMYVTVEMQKFLGSFFITWDKDFFDPEIKEGALVNTSDLNEELGQVEYVFTDKTGTLTQNNMEFIECCIDGFQYKYRDASSELDGFCVTDGPVSKLQQKAGREKEELFLRALCLCHTVQVKESTEQGQDQVDGLTDQLDGLGVDGELSQPQEQQRGFIASSPDEIALVKGAMRYGFTFLGLESKTMKILNRNNDVEKYELLHVLNFDPVRRRMSVIVRSTSGDTLLFCKGADSSIFPRVRQEEVERIRMHVERNATEGYRTLCVAYKHLSAVEYAQADAGLREARLALQDREEKLMAVYNQVETGMSLIGATAVEDRLQEEAAETMEALQGAGIKVWVLTGDKMETAKSTCYACRLFQRNTELLELTVRTLEDGGRRREERLHELLLEYHKKAVQDAPPVKAGVTRSWSSANQDYGFIVDGATLSMVLNSSSDSNSSRYKNLFLQICQNCTAVLCCRMAPLQKAQIVKMVKNSKGNPITLSIGDGANDVSMILEAHVGIGIKGKEGRQAVRNSDYAIPKLKHLKKLLLAHGHLYYVRIAHLVQYFFYKNLCFILPQFLYQFFCGYSQQPLYDAAYLTMYNICFTSMPILAYSLLEQHICIEVLLDNATLYREIAKNAMLRWGPFLYWTILGVFHGLLFFFGVRYLFSNPALQDNGQVFGNWSYGTIVFTVLVFTVTLKLALDTRHWTWINHFVIWGSLAFYVFFSFFWGGIIWPFLRQQRLYFVFANMLSSVSAWLVIILLILLSLLPEILLVVFRKPRGPHSRQMKHRLPSSGTSTIFMLSQTASTHSFSWSD; this is encoded by the exons CTCGGTGGTGACGAGAGAAGAGTAGACAGTAGGACTATCTATGTTGGTCACCGGCCGTGTCCTGCCAGTGAGCCTTTCATCCCACCCAAATTCTGTGATAACAGGATTGTGTCCTCCAAG TACACAGTGTGGAACTTTCTACCAAAGAACCTGTTTGAACAGTTTAGAAGAATTGCCAATTTCTACTTCCTTATCATCTTCCTGGTGCAG GTGATAGTAGACACCCCCACCAGCCCAGTCACCAGTGGCCTACCCTTATTTTTTGTGATTACAGTAACTGCTATAAAGCAG GGCTATGAGGACTGGCTACGGCATAAGGCTGACAATGAGGTGAATAAGTACCCAGTGACAGTGCTAGAGGATGGCCGGAGGATACGAAAGGAGAGTGAGAAGATCAAG GTTGGGGATGTCGTCCAGGTGGAGGAAGATGAGACCTTTCCCTGTGATTTAATACTGCTGCAATCTAGTCGAGATGATGACACATGCTTCGTTACCACAGCAAGTCTGGATGGGGAGTCCAACCACAAA ACACACTACACCGTGCCAGACACAGAGAAGGATCTGGAATCTCTCAACGCCACCATCGAGTGTGAACAGCCACAGCCTGACCTTTACAA GTTTGTCGGCCGtatgcacatttacaaaaacaatcAGGAGCCTGCAGTGAG GTCTTTGGGCCCAGAAAATCTCCTGCTGAAAGGGGCAACTTTAAAAAATACCCAGAAAATCTGTG GTGTTGCAGTTTACACTGGCATGGAGACAAAAATGGCTCTCAACTACCAGGGAAAGTCTCAAAAACGTTCTGTTGTGGAGAA gTCTATCAATGCCTTCCTTCTGGTTTACCTTTGCATATTGGTGAGCAAGGCTCTAGTTTGTACTACGCTTAAATATGTGTGGCAGAGTAAGCCTGGGCAGGATGAGCCTTGGTACAATGAGAAAACCCAGAGAGAGAAGGACACCAATCTG TACCTAAAGATGTTCACTGACTTCCTGTCCTTCATGGTGCTCTTCAACTTCATCATTCCGGTGTCCATGTATGTAACGGTTGAAATGCAGAAGTTTTTGGGATCCTTTTTCATCACATGGGACAAAGATTTCTTTGACCCAGAAATTAAGGAGGGGGCACTAGTCAACACTTCGGACCTTAATGAGGAACTGGGACAG GTGGAATATGTCTTCACAGATAAGACCGGCACCCTGACTCAGAATAACATGGAGTTCATAGAGTGCTGCATCGATGGCTTCCAGTACAAATACCGGGACGCAAGCTCAGAGTTGGATGGTTTCTGTGTCACAGATGGACCTGTGAGCAAACTACAGCAGAAAGCTGGCAGG GAGAAAGAAGAGTTGTTTCTGCGCGCCCTGTGTCTGTGCCACACAGTCCAGGTGAAGGAGTCTACAGAACAGGGTCAGGACCAAGTGGATGGGCTGACAGACCAGCTGGATGGCCTGGGGGTGGATGGAGAGTTGTCTCAACCACAAGAGCAGCAGAGAGGCTTTATTGCCTCTTCACCTGATGAGATCGCCTTGGTCAAGGGTGCCATGAG GTATGGCTTCACATTTCTGGGTCTTGAAAGTAAGACCATGAAAATACTTAACAGGAATAATGACGTTGAAAA GTATGAACTGCTTCATGTGCTGAACTTTGACCCAGTGAGAAGGCGAATGAGTGTAATAGTCCGATCCACATCAG GTGACACATTGCTTTTCTGCAAGGGAGCAGACTCTTCCATCTTCCCCCGTGTCCGACAGGAGGAGGTTGAGAGGATACGCATGCATGTAGAGCGCAATGCAACA GAAGGATACAGGACGCTTTGTGTGGCCTACAAACATCTGAGTGCAGTGGAGTATGCCCAGGCAGATGCAGGACTGAGGGAAGCCAGGCTGGCTCTGCAGGACAGAGAGGAGAAGCTCATGGCTGTTTACAACCAGGTGGAGACCGGCATGAGTCTGATAGGAGCTACTGCTGTGGAAGACCG ACTTCAAGAGGAAGCAGCTGAGACTATGGAGGCTCTGCAGGGTGCAGGCATTAAAGTTTGGGTCTTAACAGGTGACAAGATGGAGACGGCAAAATCCACCTGTTATGCTTGTCGATTGTTTCAGAGGAATACAGAATTGTTGGAGCTAACTGTTCGAACGCTGGAAGATGGAGGGAGGAGGCGTGAGGAACGGCTACATGAGCTGTTGTTGGAGTATCACAAGAAGGCTGTGCAGGACGCACCACCAGTGAAAGCAGGCGTCACCAG GAGCTGGTCTTCAGCCAACCAGGACTACGGTTTTATTGTAGACGGAGCCACCCTGTCCATGGTTTTAAACTCCTCCTCTGACTCCAACTCCAGTCGCTACAAGAACCTGTTCCTTCAGATTTGTCAAAACTGCACTGCTGTGTTATGTTGTCGCATGGCTCCTCTACAAAAGGCACAG ATTGTTAAAATGGTCAAGAACTCTAAGGGTAACCCTATCACCCTTTCGATTGGAGATGGTGCCAATGATGTCAGCATGATTTTGGAGGCTCATGTTGGTATTG GTATTAAGGGTAAAGAGGGTCGACAGGCAGTCAGGAACAGTGATTATGCCATCCCCAAACTCAAGCACCTGAAGAAACTGTTGCTGGCACATGGACACCTCTACTATGTTCGCATTGCTCACCTGGTGCAATATTTCTTCTACAAG AACCTTTGCTTCATCTTACCTCAGTTTTTGTACCAGTTCTTCTGCGGCTATTCACAGCAA CCCCTGTATGATGCGGCCTATTTGACGATGTACAACATCTGCTTCACCTCTATGCCCATCCTGGCTTACAGCCTCTTGGAGCAGCACATCTGCATTGAAGTTCTGTTGGACAATGCCACCCTCTACAG AGAGATTGCTAAGAATGCCATGTTGCGATGGGGGCCCTTCCTGTACTGGACTATACTAGGAGTCTTTCATGGATTGCTCTTCTTTTTCGGTGTTCGATATTTGTTCAGTAACCCAGCACTGCAGGATAACGGCCAG GTTTTTGGGAACTGGTCATATGGAACCATTGTCTTCACTGTCCTTGTCTTCACTGTTACACTAAAG CTTGCGTTGGACACACGGCACTGGACATGGATCAACCACTTTGTAATCTGGGGCTCCTTGGCTTTCTATGTGTTTTTCAGCTTCTTCTGGGGAGGAATAATATG GCCTTTCCTGAGGCAGCAGCGTTTGTACTTTGTGTTTGCAAACATGCTGAGTTCAGTGTCAGCCTGGCTGGTCATCATTCTGCTCATCCTGCTCAGCCTACTGCCAGAGATCCTGCTTGTGGTGTTCCGCAAACCCCGCGGCCCCCACTCACGACAG ATGAAACATCGCCTTCCTTCCTCGGGGACATCTACTATCTTCATGTTGTCGCAGACCGCTAGCACTCACAGCTTCTCATGGAGTGACTGA
- the atp11c gene encoding phospholipid-transporting ATPase 11C isoform X6 — translation MLRRGLNRLLGGDERRVDSRTIYVGHRPCPASEPFIPPKFCDNRIVSSKYTVWNFLPKNLFEQFRRIANFYFLIIFLVQVIVDTPTSPVTSGLPLFFVITVTAIKQGYEDWLRHKADNEVNKYPVTVLEDGRRIRKESEKIKVGDVVQVEEDETFPCDLILLQSSRDDDTCFVTTASLDGESNHKTHYTVPDTEKDLESLNATIECEQPQPDLYKFVGRMHIYKNNQEPAVRSLGPENLLLKGATLKNTQKICGVAVYTGMETKMALNYQGKSQKRSVVEKSINAFLLVYLCILVSKALVCTTLKYVWQSKPGQDEPWYNEKTQREKDTNLYLKMFTDFLSFMVLFNFIIPVSMYVTVEMQKFLGSFFITWDKDFFDPEIKEGALVNTSDLNEELGQVEYVFTDKTGTLTQNNMEFIECCIDGFQYKYRDASSELDGFCVTDGPVSKLQQKAGREKEELFLRALCLCHTVQVKESTEQGQDQVDGLTDQLDGLGVDGELSQPQEQQRGFIASSPDEIALVKGAMRYGFTFLGLESKTMKILNRNNDVEKYELLHVLNFDPVRRRMSVIVRSTSGDTLLFCKGADSSIFPRVRQEEVERIRMHVERNATEGYRTLCVAYKHLSAVEYAQADAGLREARLALQDREEKLMAVYNQVETGMSLIGATAVEDRLQEEAAETMEALQGAGIKVWVLTGDKMETAKSTCYACRLFQRNTELLELTVRTLEDGGRRREERLHELLLEYHKKAVQDAPPVKAGVTRSWSSANQDYGFIVDGATLSMVLNSSSDSNSSRYKNLFLQICQNCTAVLCCRMAPLQKAQIVKMVKNSKGNPITLSIGDGANDVSMILEAHVGIGIKGKEGRQAVRNSDYAIPKLKHLKKLLLAHGHLYYVRIAHLVQYFFYKNLCFILPQFLYQFFCGYSQQPLGAAHLH, via the exons CTCGGTGGTGACGAGAGAAGAGTAGACAGTAGGACTATCTATGTTGGTCACCGGCCGTGTCCTGCCAGTGAGCCTTTCATCCCACCCAAATTCTGTGATAACAGGATTGTGTCCTCCAAG TACACAGTGTGGAACTTTCTACCAAAGAACCTGTTTGAACAGTTTAGAAGAATTGCCAATTTCTACTTCCTTATCATCTTCCTGGTGCAG GTGATAGTAGACACCCCCACCAGCCCAGTCACCAGTGGCCTACCCTTATTTTTTGTGATTACAGTAACTGCTATAAAGCAG GGCTATGAGGACTGGCTACGGCATAAGGCTGACAATGAGGTGAATAAGTACCCAGTGACAGTGCTAGAGGATGGCCGGAGGATACGAAAGGAGAGTGAGAAGATCAAG GTTGGGGATGTCGTCCAGGTGGAGGAAGATGAGACCTTTCCCTGTGATTTAATACTGCTGCAATCTAGTCGAGATGATGACACATGCTTCGTTACCACAGCAAGTCTGGATGGGGAGTCCAACCACAAA ACACACTACACCGTGCCAGACACAGAGAAGGATCTGGAATCTCTCAACGCCACCATCGAGTGTGAACAGCCACAGCCTGACCTTTACAA GTTTGTCGGCCGtatgcacatttacaaaaacaatcAGGAGCCTGCAGTGAG GTCTTTGGGCCCAGAAAATCTCCTGCTGAAAGGGGCAACTTTAAAAAATACCCAGAAAATCTGTG GTGTTGCAGTTTACACTGGCATGGAGACAAAAATGGCTCTCAACTACCAGGGAAAGTCTCAAAAACGTTCTGTTGTGGAGAA gTCTATCAATGCCTTCCTTCTGGTTTACCTTTGCATATTGGTGAGCAAGGCTCTAGTTTGTACTACGCTTAAATATGTGTGGCAGAGTAAGCCTGGGCAGGATGAGCCTTGGTACAATGAGAAAACCCAGAGAGAGAAGGACACCAATCTG TACCTAAAGATGTTCACTGACTTCCTGTCCTTCATGGTGCTCTTCAACTTCATCATTCCGGTGTCCATGTATGTAACGGTTGAAATGCAGAAGTTTTTGGGATCCTTTTTCATCACATGGGACAAAGATTTCTTTGACCCAGAAATTAAGGAGGGGGCACTAGTCAACACTTCGGACCTTAATGAGGAACTGGGACAG GTGGAATATGTCTTCACAGATAAGACCGGCACCCTGACTCAGAATAACATGGAGTTCATAGAGTGCTGCATCGATGGCTTCCAGTACAAATACCGGGACGCAAGCTCAGAGTTGGATGGTTTCTGTGTCACAGATGGACCTGTGAGCAAACTACAGCAGAAAGCTGGCAGG GAGAAAGAAGAGTTGTTTCTGCGCGCCCTGTGTCTGTGCCACACAGTCCAGGTGAAGGAGTCTACAGAACAGGGTCAGGACCAAGTGGATGGGCTGACAGACCAGCTGGATGGCCTGGGGGTGGATGGAGAGTTGTCTCAACCACAAGAGCAGCAGAGAGGCTTTATTGCCTCTTCACCTGATGAGATCGCCTTGGTCAAGGGTGCCATGAG GTATGGCTTCACATTTCTGGGTCTTGAAAGTAAGACCATGAAAATACTTAACAGGAATAATGACGTTGAAAA GTATGAACTGCTTCATGTGCTGAACTTTGACCCAGTGAGAAGGCGAATGAGTGTAATAGTCCGATCCACATCAG GTGACACATTGCTTTTCTGCAAGGGAGCAGACTCTTCCATCTTCCCCCGTGTCCGACAGGAGGAGGTTGAGAGGATACGCATGCATGTAGAGCGCAATGCAACA GAAGGATACAGGACGCTTTGTGTGGCCTACAAACATCTGAGTGCAGTGGAGTATGCCCAGGCAGATGCAGGACTGAGGGAAGCCAGGCTGGCTCTGCAGGACAGAGAGGAGAAGCTCATGGCTGTTTACAACCAGGTGGAGACCGGCATGAGTCTGATAGGAGCTACTGCTGTGGAAGACCG ACTTCAAGAGGAAGCAGCTGAGACTATGGAGGCTCTGCAGGGTGCAGGCATTAAAGTTTGGGTCTTAACAGGTGACAAGATGGAGACGGCAAAATCCACCTGTTATGCTTGTCGATTGTTTCAGAGGAATACAGAATTGTTGGAGCTAACTGTTCGAACGCTGGAAGATGGAGGGAGGAGGCGTGAGGAACGGCTACATGAGCTGTTGTTGGAGTATCACAAGAAGGCTGTGCAGGACGCACCACCAGTGAAAGCAGGCGTCACCAG GAGCTGGTCTTCAGCCAACCAGGACTACGGTTTTATTGTAGACGGAGCCACCCTGTCCATGGTTTTAAACTCCTCCTCTGACTCCAACTCCAGTCGCTACAAGAACCTGTTCCTTCAGATTTGTCAAAACTGCACTGCTGTGTTATGTTGTCGCATGGCTCCTCTACAAAAGGCACAG ATTGTTAAAATGGTCAAGAACTCTAAGGGTAACCCTATCACCCTTTCGATTGGAGATGGTGCCAATGATGTCAGCATGATTTTGGAGGCTCATGTTGGTATTG GTATTAAGGGTAAAGAGGGTCGACAGGCAGTCAGGAACAGTGATTATGCCATCCCCAAACTCAAGCACCTGAAGAAACTGTTGCTGGCACATGGACACCTCTACTATGTTCGCATTGCTCACCTGGTGCAATATTTCTTCTACAAG AACCTTTGCTTCATCTTACCTCAGTTTTTGTACCAGTTCTTCTGCGGCTATTCACAGCAA CCTCTTGGAGCAGCACATCTGCATTGA